The following proteins come from a genomic window of Macaca fascicularis isolate 582-1 chromosome 8, T2T-MFA8v1.1:
- the ASAH1 gene encoding acid ceramidase isoform X1 — protein sequence MLGRSRLALVLLAAAVSCAVAQHAPPWTEDCRKSTYPPSGPTYRGPAPWYTINLDLPPYKRWHELMVDKAPMLKVIVNSLKNMVNTFVPSGKVMQIVDEKLPGLLGNFPGPFEEEMKGIAAVTDIPLGEIISYNIFYEFFTLCTSIVAEDKKGHLIHGRNMDFGVFLGWNINNDTWVITEELKPLTVNLDFQRNNKTVFKASSFAGYVGMLTGFKPGLFSLTLNERFSVNGGYLGILEWILGKKDAMWIGFLTRTVLENSTSYEEAKNILTKTKILAPAYFILGGNQSGEGCVITRDRKESLDVYELDAKQGRWYVVQTNYDRWKNPFFLDDRRTPAKMCLNRTTQENISFENMYDVLSTKPVLNKLTVFTTLIDVTKDQFETYMRDCPDPCIGW from the exons tgGACAGAAGACTGCAGAAAATCAACCTATCCTCCGTCAGGACCAAC GTACAGAGGTCCAGCTCCATGGTACACCATAAATCTTGATTTACCACCCTACAAAAGATGGCATGAATTGATGGTTGACAAGGCACCAATG ctaaAAGTTATAGTGAATTCTCTGAAGAATATGGTAAATACATTCGTCCCAAGTGGAAAAGTTATGCAGATAGTGGATGAAAAATTG CCTGGCCTACTTGGCAACTTTCCTGGCCCTTTTGAAGAGGAAATGAAGGGTATCGCCGCTGTTACTGATATACCTTTAG GAGAGATTATTTCATACAATATTTTTTACGAGTTTTTTACCCTTTGTACTTCGAtagtagcagaagacaaaaaag GTCATCTAATACATGGGAGAAACATGGATTTTGGAGTATTTCTTGG GTGGAACATAAATAATGATACCTGGGTCATAACTGAGGAACTAAAACCTTTAACGGTGAATTTGGACTtccaaagaaacaacaaaactgTCTTCAAGGCTTCAAGCTTTGCTGGCTATGTGGGCATGTTAACAGGATTCAAACCA GGACTGTTCAGTCTTACACTGAATGAACGTTTCAGTGTAAATGGTGGTTATCTGG GTATTCTAGAATGGATTTTGGGAAAGAAAGATGCCATGTGGATAGGGTTTCTCACTAGAACAGTTCTGGAAAATAGCACAAG TTATGAGGAAGCCAAGAATATATTGACCAAGACCAAGATACTGGCCCCAGCCTACTTTATCCTGGGAGGCAACCAGTCTGGGGAGGGTTGTGTGATTACACGAGACAGAAAGGAATCATTGGATGTATATGA ACTCGATGCTAAGCAGGGTAGATGGTATGTGGTACAAACAAATTATGACCGTTGGAAAAATCCCTTCTTCCTTGATGATCGCAGAACGCCTGCAAAGATGTGTCTGAACCGCACCACCCAAGAG AATATCTCATTTGAAAACATGTATGATGTCCTGTCAACAAAACCTGTCCTCAACaag CTGACCGTGTTCACAACCTTGATAGATGTTACCAAAGATCAATTTGAAACTTACATGCGGGACTGCCCTGACCCTTGTATAGGTTGGTGA
- the ASAH1 gene encoding acid ceramidase isoform X2 produces the protein MLGRSRLALVLLAAAVSCAVAQHAPPWTEDCRKSTYPPSGPTYRGPAPWYTINLDLPPYKRWHELMVDKAPMLKVIVNSLKNMVNTFVPSGKVMQIVDEKLPGLLGNFPGPFEEEMKGIAAVTDIPLGEIISYNIFYEFFTLCTSIVAEDKKGHLIHGRNMDFGVFLGWNINNDTWVITEELKPLTVNLDFQRNNKTVFKASSFAGYVGMLTGFKPGLFSLTLNERFSVNGGYLGILEWILGKKDAMWIGFLTRTVLENSTRISHLKTCMMSCQQNLSSTS, from the exons tgGACAGAAGACTGCAGAAAATCAACCTATCCTCCGTCAGGACCAAC GTACAGAGGTCCAGCTCCATGGTACACCATAAATCTTGATTTACCACCCTACAAAAGATGGCATGAATTGATGGTTGACAAGGCACCAATG ctaaAAGTTATAGTGAATTCTCTGAAGAATATGGTAAATACATTCGTCCCAAGTGGAAAAGTTATGCAGATAGTGGATGAAAAATTG CCTGGCCTACTTGGCAACTTTCCTGGCCCTTTTGAAGAGGAAATGAAGGGTATCGCCGCTGTTACTGATATACCTTTAG GAGAGATTATTTCATACAATATTTTTTACGAGTTTTTTACCCTTTGTACTTCGAtagtagcagaagacaaaaaag GTCATCTAATACATGGGAGAAACATGGATTTTGGAGTATTTCTTGG GTGGAACATAAATAATGATACCTGGGTCATAACTGAGGAACTAAAACCTTTAACGGTGAATTTGGACTtccaaagaaacaacaaaactgTCTTCAAGGCTTCAAGCTTTGCTGGCTATGTGGGCATGTTAACAGGATTCAAACCA GGACTGTTCAGTCTTACACTGAATGAACGTTTCAGTGTAAATGGTGGTTATCTGG GTATTCTAGAATGGATTTTGGGAAAGAAAGATGCCATGTGGATAGGGTTTCTCACTAGAACAGTTCTGGAAAATAGCACAAG AATATCTCATTTGAAAACATGTATGATGTCCTGTCAACAAAACCTGTCCTCAACaag CTGA